Within Synechococcus sp. NB0720_010, the genomic segment GAGCGTCCTGCTGTGGCGAACTGCAGCCGGGTTGTGGTGGTGGCGGCGTTGGCTCAGCCGGAGTTGGATCCACTGCAACTCACCCGTTTTTTGCTGACGGCGGAGCGGACGGGTGTGGCGGTGGAGCTGGTTCTCACCAAGGCGGACCTGCTGAGCGCATCGGAACAAGAGCAGTGGCGTGAACGGCTCACGGCTTGGGGGTATGTCCCCCAGCTGGTCTCCTCCCAGAGTGGGCTTGGTCTGGCTGCGCTGCGGGAGCGTCTGGCGCATCCGGGGATCTCAGTGCTGTGTGGCCCATCGGGGGTGGGCAAGAGCAGCTTGATCAACGCCCTGTTGCCGCAGCTGCGTTTGCGGGTGAGTGCCGTCTCAGGCCGCCTGCAGCGGGGACGGCACACCACGCGGCATGTGGAACTGTTCCCGGTGGAGCCCGGTGCACTGCTGGCGGATTCACCGGGCTTTAACCGCCCGTCCTTGCCGGCGGAGCCCACGGAGCTCGGGAGCCTCTTCCCGGAAATTCGGCAGCGGCTCGAGAGCTCGGCCTGTCAGTTCAAAAATTGCTTGCATCAGGGTGATCCGGGCTGCGCCGTCGGCAGCAATTGGGATCGCCATGGTCTGTATCTCAACTGCCTGGAGTCCGTGCAGCAGCAGGTGGCGCGCCAACCCCGCCCCCGCAGTGGCGGCCTGAAGCAGCGGGGAGGAAAGCAGGAGCCCCTGCTCGATCAGCGCCTGCGTCAGAGCTCAAGGCGCCGCTTGCGGCAGGAGGAGCCCGATGAGGAGGGCTAGGCCTAGCCCATGCCGGGCAGGTTCAGGTTGAGCCCGCCGGTGAGCTCTTCCATCCGCTCTTTCATGGTCCCGGTGGAGTTGTCGTAGGCCGAGCGCAGGGCCTCGAGGGTGGCGTTTTCTGTTGTGGAGGCGCCCTCGGCGAGCAGGGCAGGGTCGAGGCGGACCTTCAGGGGTTGCTGGTTACCCGAGAGCCAAACGCTGGCCCGGCCGCAGCTGCTTTGCCCCTCGATTTCCATCGCATCCAGCTCCTCCTGGAGCTTGGCGGCGTCCTGTTGGATCTGCTGGGCCTTCTTGAAGGCTTCGGTGAGCTGGCCGAAATTGGGGAGACCGAAACCGGCCATGCCTGCACTGTTGAAGTGGGCGCAGGCTACGCCGCCAGGGCGAGGTCTTCGAAGCGTCCCAGCCGTTTCACCTCGGTGTGGAGGGCGATGCTGCGCTGCTCCAGCACCCGCTGTTGGACCAGGGCAATGAGTTGGTCAATCTCCCCGGCGCTGGCGCTGCCGGTGTTGACGATGAAGTTGGCGTGGATCGGGGAGATCTGGGCGCCCCCCAGGCTGAATCCCTTGAGGCCGAGGGCTTCGATGAGTTGTCCGGCTTTTTGCGGTTCGGGGTTGCGAAAGACGCTGCCGCAGCTGGGTTGCTGGTAGGGCTGAGTGCTGGTTCTGCTGTGGAGGTTGGCGCTGGTGCGCTGGCTGACGCTGCGGGGATCGTGGCCGGGGGAGAGGCGAAAGCGAGCTGAGAGGACCACCAGGGGTTCCGCTTGAAGGCGGCTATGGCGGTAGTCAAAGTCCAGTGCTGCGGCAGGGATGGTGTGGGTCTGGCTGGGCTGCTCCGGGTCCACCACCGTGACGCTCTCGAGGATGTCGGCGGTGCAGCCCCCTTGGGCGCCTGCATTCATCACCGCCGCGCCCCCCACCGTTCCTGGGATGCCCACGGCCCACTCCAGGCCCGAGAGCCCGGCCCGGGCCGCTCGCCGCGCCAGGGTGGGAATCGGTTCTCCCGCCTGGGCTTCGATCAGGCCGCTGCTGGCCTCCAGGTCAGCCCCTTGGAGGTGGCGGGTGCAAAGGGTGAGTCCCTCCAGTCCTTGATCGCTGACCAGCAGGTTGGAGCCTGCTCCAATGACCCGCTGGATGCAGCCCTGGGCGGCAGCCCAACGCAGCAGCGCCAGTAGTTCGTCCGTTGATTCCGGTTCGGCGAAGTAATCGGCCGCTCCCCCCACTTTCCAGGTGGTGTAGTCGGTCAGAGCAACCGCCGAACGCAGCCCTAGAGGGAGGGAGAGGGCCATCGCTAGGCCACAAGGGGAAGGGCGGCGGCGGGATCGCTGCGGCCTTCCAGGCGACTCCAGAGGCTGTTGACATCACCGGCACCCATGGCCAGTACCAAGTCGCCCGCTTGGCTGGTTTGGCCGATGGCATCCGTCAGGGTCTCCAAGTCATCGAAGGCGCTGACGGGTAGCCCGGGGGCAATCCGCTGGATTTCAGAAGCGAGGGCCGCGCTGGAGATCCCTGGGATCGGCGCTTCGCCAGCCGCATAGAGGGGGGCGATCAGCACGGCATCGGCCTGGCTCAGGGCCTGGGCGAAATCGCTGAGGAACTCCGCCGTCCGGCTGTAACGGTGCGGCTGAAAGACGGCTAGGAGCCGTTGGGGCGCCTCTGGCAAGGGGCTGCGCCCACTGCTGACCATCAGGCGGGCCATCGCCAAGGTGGCCTGCACCTCGCTGGGGTGATGGGCGTAGTCGTCGACCACCTGGCGGCCGCACCAATTACCCCGGTAGTCGAAACGGCGTCCAGGGGCCTGGAGACCCTCCACGGCCCGTTGCAGCTCGGCAAAGGAGACGCCATGGAGACGGCAGGCGGCCATGGCGGCCGTGGCATTGCTCAGGTTGTGGAGCCCGGGCAAGGGCAGCCGGAATTGCCCAAGGGCCTCTCCATGCTCATAGAAGGTGGCCAGGGTGCCGTCGCCATCGAGCTCATCGGCGATGGCAGCGAAGTCCACCCCTTCGCTGCTTTGGATGGACCACCAGTGGTGGGCTTGAAAGTGTTCCCGCAGCACAGGACAGTCGCGGTTGGCCAGTAGCTGTTCGCTGCCTTTGGCGAAGCGCTGCAGGGTGGTGATCAGGGAGGCCAGGTCGCTGTAGTGGTCGGTGTGATCCAGCTCGAGGTTGGTGATTACACCAAGCCAGGACTGGAACTTCACCAGGGAGCCATCCGACTCATCCGCTTCAGCCACCAACAAGGGGCCATCGCCATTGCGGCCGTTGCTGGCGAAGGCCGGCACCACCCCACCAATGACGGCCGTGGGGTCGTGGTTGGTGGCGTGCAGCAGGCTGGCCACCAGGGTGCTGGTGGTGGTCTTGCCGTGGCTGCCAGCCACGGAGATCGAGGGCTGGGCGGCAATCAAAGCCGCCAGGACATCTGAGCGGTGCCAGACCTTCAGCCCGGCGCGCTCGGCTTCTAATAATTCGGGGTTGTTCGCCGGCACAGCAGAGCTGACGACGACGGCTGGCGGGCAGGAGGTGCCGCTGCGAATGGCGTCGATGGTGGCTGGGCTTTGCTCGCGAAACACCCGGACACCGCGGCTGCGCAGGTTCTGCAGCACGGCGTTGTCCCTGGGGTCGGAGCCGCTGATGCTGTGGCCGCGGTCCGCCAGGATCCCGGCGATGGCAGACATGCCGATGCCGCCAACTCCAATGAAATGGAGAGGTTGGTGGCGATCAAGCGTCAGGACCAATGGCGTATCCAAGCCTGGCCAGAAATTAAGACCGAACGGGTCGCTTGTCCTCTTCTCAAGCACGATTTGAGTGCTTTTGACAGGTGGTGACCTTTTGTCCCCAGATGGGGAGGGTCAGGCAATTTCGGTATGATCGGCGGCCAAATCCTCCTTGCTAGCGGGTTCGCCCGCCATACGCCATGACCCTGAAGGTTGCGATCAACGGATTCGGCCGCATCGGTCGCAACTTCATGCGTTGCTGGCTGAGCCGCGGAAGCAATACCGGTATCGAGATTGTCGGCATCAACGGCTCCGGTGACACCAACACCAACGCGCACCTGCTGAAGTACGACTCGATGCTCGGCCCCCTGCGTAACGCAGAGGTGACCACCACCGAGAACACGATCGTCATCAACGGCAAGACGATCAAGACCTTCTATGACCGCAACCCCGCCAACCTCCCCTGGAAGGAGTGGGGCGTGGACCTGGTGATCGAATCCACCGGTGTCTTCAACGACGACGTCGGCGCCAGCAAGCACTTCGAAGCCGGTGCCAAGAAGGTGATCCTGAC encodes:
- the rsgA gene encoding ribosome small subunit-dependent GTPase A; translation: MAEALVMALEANFCRVQLDRPGPGGVDQLLCVRRTRLGKTGQQICVGDRVEVEGIDWPEARAAIAAVAPRSSLLERPAVANCSRVVVVAALAQPELDPLQLTRFLLTAERTGVAVELVLTKADLLSASEQEQWRERLTAWGYVPQLVSSQSGLGLAALRERLAHPGISVLCGPSGVGKSSLINALLPQLRLRVSAVSGRLQRGRHTTRHVELFPVEPGALLADSPGFNRPSLPAEPTELGSLFPEIRQRLESSACQFKNCLHQGDPGCAVGSNWDRHGLYLNCLESVQQQVARQPRPRSGGLKQRGGKQEPLLDQRLRQSSRRRLRQEEPDEEG
- a CDS encoding YbaB/EbfC family nucleoid-associated protein, giving the protein MAGFGLPNFGQLTEAFKKAQQIQQDAAKLQEELDAMEIEGQSSCGRASVWLSGNQQPLKVRLDPALLAEGASTTENATLEALRSAYDNSTGTMKERMEELTGGLNLNLPGMG
- the murB gene encoding UDP-N-acetylmuramate dehydrogenase codes for the protein MALSLPLGLRSAVALTDYTTWKVGGAADYFAEPESTDELLALLRWAAAQGCIQRVIGAGSNLLVSDQGLEGLTLCTRHLQGADLEASSGLIEAQAGEPIPTLARRAARAGLSGLEWAVGIPGTVGGAAVMNAGAQGGCTADILESVTVVDPEQPSQTHTIPAAALDFDYRHSRLQAEPLVVLSARFRLSPGHDPRSVSQRTSANLHSRTSTQPYQQPSCGSVFRNPEPQKAGQLIEALGLKGFSLGGAQISPIHANFIVNTGSASAGEIDQLIALVQQRVLEQRSIALHTEVKRLGRFEDLALAA
- the murC gene encoding UDP-N-acetylmuramate--L-alanine ligase, whose product is MSAIAGILADRGHSISGSDPRDNAVLQNLRSRGVRVFREQSPATIDAIRSGTSCPPAVVVSSAVPANNPELLEAERAGLKVWHRSDVLAALIAAQPSISVAGSHGKTTTSTLVASLLHATNHDPTAVIGGVVPAFASNGRNGDGPLLVAEADESDGSLVKFQSWLGVITNLELDHTDHYSDLASLITTLQRFAKGSEQLLANRDCPVLREHFQAHHWWSIQSSEGVDFAAIADELDGDGTLATFYEHGEALGQFRLPLPGLHNLSNATAAMAACRLHGVSFAELQRAVEGLQAPGRRFDYRGNWCGRQVVDDYAHHPSEVQATLAMARLMVSSGRSPLPEAPQRLLAVFQPHRYSRTAEFLSDFAQALSQADAVLIAPLYAAGEAPIPGISSAALASEIQRIAPGLPVSAFDDLETLTDAIGQTSQAGDLVLAMGAGDVNSLWSRLEGRSDPAAALPLVA